CAACCGAACCGGAAATCCTCAAGCGGGCCATTGCAATGGTGCCCACAATTCCCGTCCCTGTCATAGATGTCTTGATTATATATGAACAGGGCAAGGATATCAGTGGAACGGGGATGGATCCAGCAGTCATAGGAAGGCCCATAAACCGCGGCCCGCACGAAGGCCCTCAAGTTGAAGCCCTTGGCCTCCTTCGTCTCACTGAGTGTTCAGCAGGGAATGCCAGCGGTTGCGGGATGGCAGACTTCATCACTCATAGATTCAAGAGTGCGATTGACGAAGACGCCACCATTGTGAATTCCCTGACCGGAATGCATCCAGAAATTGCCAGGATCCCAGCTGCAATGCAAAACGATGAAATGGTTTTCAAGGCATGCCTGAAGGCGGCTGGTTTGTTTGCACAAGAGAATCCAAAGTTGGTCATTATCAAAAGTACAAAGGCCTTGGAGAAAATATATGTATCCAGGGCTGCTTTTGAGGCAATACCGGATAAGTCGAACGTAACAATCGTTTCGAACTTTCAAAATGTGGAATTTGACTCAGAGGGAAATCTAGGTTCTCTCTGGGAAAATTAGAGAGGAGAGGAATATGAGAAAAATCCTTGCAATGTTATTGGTAACGGTTCTTGCAATGAGCTTTGTCCTTGCAAATGGCACAACGGAAAATACTGCGACTGCAAAATGGCCTAAAAATGTGGAAATCATCGTCCCTGCTGGGGCTGGTGGTGATACCGACTTCAATGCACGTTTGCTCGCCCAGTATCTCCAGGAAAAAATTGGAAGCAATTTTGTTATTTCCAATGTAAATGGAAATGGTGGTGCAACTGGTACCCGTCAGGTTAAGAATGCAGAACCAGATGGCAGCAGTATCCTTTTCTACCACTCAGCTTTTGTAGTAAACAAGGCAAGTGGTGCTGTTGATTACGGCTTTGATTCCTATGATTTTTCATGTATTGCAGCCATGAATCGTGGCAACATGATTGTTTCACAGTCAAAATACGGCTTCAAGAACATGGCTGACCTGAAGGCTTACACCCAGACTCATCCGAATGAACTCAAGATTGCAGTGCAGACCGGTGCTACTTCCTATGCGGTTGCAATGCAACTGATCGCCGATGGCTTCAAACTCAACACCGTTGATGCAGGTAGTGCTTCCGCACGTCTGGCTGCAATTCTCGGTGGACATGTAGATGTCATCCTTGCTGCTTACGGCTCAGTCAAGGATTACGTAAAGGATGGTACCCTTGATGTAATCGGCAGTGACAGCCCCAACGACCTCGAAGAAGCTGGAGTCATCTCTAACGTAAACCAAGGCGTCAAGGCATCCCTCCCCTTCTACTACTTCTTTGCTTTCCCGAAAGGAACTCCTGCAAACCTCGTTTCCGATTTCACCGCTGCAGTTGGTGATATCGTGAACAACAACAAGGAGTACCAGAAGAAGATATACGACGCTTACTACCAGAAACCAACCTTCATCCCAGGTGCAGAAGGCTTGAAGAAGTATGCTGAAGTTGAAGAAATCCTGAAAACTGTAAAGTTCTAAGTCGTTTTACATAGGAAAAGCCATGTCTTGAAACAGGTATGGCTTTTCCTTGTGCATGGGAAGAGGCTATCCATGAAAAAGAATTTCGAATCAAATCTGATAAATCTAATGATGCTATTTATCGGAATCGCATTGTTCATCTCCGCACAATCCATCAAAGCAGGTGCCACGAATTCTCTTGGTGGGGATTTTGTGCCTAAACTCAGCACGGGCCTTTGGGTAGTAGTTTCAGCATTGCTTTTCGTCACAGGCTTGAAAAACTCAGAGACTGGGTCCAAGCAAATGAATCTGACCGCATTGCTTAAAACGTTTGTGTTATTGATCATCAACATTTCATTATTGAAAACATTAGGCTTCATCATCTGTTCGGTTTTGTATCTTGGCGTTCAGATGTATCTATTCTTACCAAAGGAACTCCACTCCAAGAAAAATTATATCCTTCTTGTGATTCTCGCTGTTGTCGTGCCCATACTCACAGATTTGGTCTTCGTAAATGTATTTTCGCTCATTCTGCCGACAAGCAGATTATTCTGAAGAGGTTAAACTATGGTTATTGAAGGAATGCTTTCCATTTTGACTCCATCCACATTCTCGGTCATGTTCCTGGGTGTTGTGATTGGCATCATATTCGGCTCCATCCCGGGGCTTACATCCACTATGGGGGTAGCTCTTTGTCTCCCCTTGACGTTCGGCATGAGTCCACTAAACGGTATAGCACTCTTG
The sequence above is a segment of the Sphaerochaeta pleomorpha str. Grapes genome. Coding sequences within it:
- a CDS encoding tripartite tricarboxylate transporter TctB family protein, whose amino-acid sequence is MKKNFESNLINLMMLFIGIALFISAQSIKAGATNSLGGDFVPKLSTGLWVVVSALLFVTGLKNSETGSKQMNLTALLKTFVLLIINISLLKTLGFIICSVLYLGVQMYLFLPKELHSKKNYILLVILAVVVPILTDLVFVNVFSLILPTSRLF
- a CDS encoding tripartite tricarboxylate transporter substrate-binding protein, producing MRKILAMLLVTVLAMSFVLANGTTENTATAKWPKNVEIIVPAGAGGDTDFNARLLAQYLQEKIGSNFVISNVNGNGGATGTRQVKNAEPDGSSILFYHSAFVVNKASGAVDYGFDSYDFSCIAAMNRGNMIVSQSKYGFKNMADLKAYTQTHPNELKIAVQTGATSYAVAMQLIADGFKLNTVDAGSASARLAAILGGHVDVILAAYGSVKDYVKDGTLDVIGSDSPNDLEEAGVISNVNQGVKASLPFYYFFAFPKGTPANLVSDFTAAVGDIVNNNKEYQKKIYDAYYQKPTFIPGAEGLKKYAEVEEILKTVKF